The proteins below come from a single Candidatus Bathyarchaeota archaeon genomic window:
- a CDS encoding phage major capsid protein, with protein sequence MKPHLFEALQGNSEFREHIENQKHKTASHPFLKRYSEVGIREGLFSDSASALGRLHDTLVEAAYPEMIGREIITVMPTTEPMERFPLDTKAVAYRYAEGAATRLSGSKNSIADVYTNVAAESSEEWTREFLEDATWNVLNRMVEKVGRALGEEETSQIIGLYGAVADADLAGGDALDQDGAFLDWEGVVNLHNAVRSENWRPTVLAVNETQLHQLLSDDKFIHAQYLPSGATNLDEATVTSVLGMRVQASTLVPNGTAYAIDTRVASVMLLRRDVTVEDWEDIKNGKYGVRATTRFGLGVLRSNAIAKLTNINQSLTASTG encoded by the coding sequence ATGAAACCGCATCTTTTTGAAGCCCTCCAAGGCAACAGCGAATTCCGCGAACACATCGAAAACCAGAAACACAAAACCGCCAGTCACCCCTTCCTGAAACGCTACAGCGAAGTCGGCATCCGCGAGGGCCTCTTCAGCGACTCCGCATCGGCTCTTGGGCGTCTACATGACACCCTAGTCGAGGCGGCGTACCCCGAGATGATTGGACGCGAAATCATCACCGTGATGCCCACCACCGAACCCATGGAGCGGTTCCCACTTGACACCAAAGCAGTCGCCTACCGATACGCAGAAGGAGCAGCTACACGGCTCAGCGGCAGCAAAAACAGCATCGCAGACGTCTACACCAACGTCGCAGCAGAATCCTCCGAGGAGTGGACCCGCGAGTTCCTCGAAGACGCCACCTGGAACGTGCTAAACCGCATGGTTGAGAAAGTCGGCCGCGCCTTAGGCGAGGAAGAAACCAGCCAGATCATCGGGCTCTACGGCGCCGTCGCAGACGCGGACCTGGCAGGCGGAGACGCCCTTGACCAGGACGGAGCATTTCTGGATTGGGAAGGCGTGGTGAATCTGCATAATGCGGTGCGCAGCGAAAACTGGCGCCCCACGGTGCTTGCCGTCAACGAAACCCAGCTGCATCAGCTGCTATCCGACGACAAATTCATCCATGCCCAGTACCTGCCCAGCGGAGCAACCAACCTCGACGAAGCCACCGTCACCAGCGTCCTTGGCATGCGCGTGCAAGCCAGCACCCTGGTGCCTAACGGAACCGCCTACGCCATCGACACCCGCGTTGCCTCCGTGATGCTTCTGCGCCGAGACGTAACCGTCGAGGACTGGGAAGACATCAAAAACGGCAAGTACGGGGTAAGAGCCACCACCCGCTTCGGTTTAGGTGTGCTTCGCAGCAACGCCATCGCTAAACTCACCAACATCAACCAGAGCCTAACTGCCTCCACAGGGTAA
- a CDS encoding winged helix-turn-helix domain-containing protein, which yields MKWLIEKMNLIKAILKELGYAPLCRTELEQRVVLKAGSHATFEDIIRYLTHAGYIQKSTPKHRANYQITPKGTKLLEALL from the coding sequence ATGAAGTGGTTAATTGAAAAAATGAATCTAATAAAAGCAATCCTAAAAGAACTCGGTTACGCGCCGCTGTGCCGAACGGAACTCGAGCAACGCGTGGTGCTTAAAGCAGGATCCCATGCCACCTTCGAGGACATAATCCGTTACCTAACACATGCGGGCTACATACAGAAAAGCACGCCTAAACACCGCGCAAACTACCAGATAACCCCCAAAGGCACAAAACTTTTGGAGGCCCTCTTATGA
- a CDS encoding DUF2190 family protein — protein sequence MTDLTGKAWMAIGETDDPNAVIESYMAEAAVAKGDLVYLSSDGKVSAAAEAQDCIGVAVKAADEDAQCPVLIRGRVKVKAGGVIHRGKAVYGADATQRILELSDQAVNEAGNATYTVTYNRKLATALQTTAAADDLLFIQL from the coding sequence ATGACTGATTTAACAGGCAAAGCTTGGATGGCTATCGGCGAAACCGACGACCCCAACGCCGTCATCGAATCTTACATGGCGGAAGCCGCAGTGGCAAAGGGCGACCTCGTCTACTTAAGCTCAGACGGCAAGGTCTCCGCGGCTGCTGAAGCACAGGACTGCATCGGAGTGGCAGTGAAAGCCGCCGACGAAGATGCTCAGTGCCCAGTTTTGATCCGCGGCAGAGTCAAAGTGAAAGCAGGCGGCGTCATCCACCGGGGCAAAGCCGTCTACGGAGCAGACGCTACACAACGCATCCTTGAACTCTCAGACCAAGCCGTAAACGAAGCCGGCAACGCAACCTACACCGTCACCTACAACCGCAAACTCGCCACTGCACTGCAGACCACCGCAGCAGCCGACGACCTCCTCTTCATACAGCTATAG